The following proteins come from a genomic window of Vallitaleaceae bacterium 9-2:
- a CDS encoding homocysteine synthase, with amino-acid sequence MNKNYKFDTLQLHGGQEPDPTTGSRAVPIYQTTSYNFKDFEHGENLFALKEAGNIYTRIMNPTTAVFEERMALLEGGVGALAVASGSAAITYSVMNIAGAGDEIVAANTLYGGTFNLFANTLPQYGIQTVFVDPSDVQNFAKAITDKTKAIFIESIGNPRVNLIDIEKVAQIAHEHHIPLIVDNTFGTPYLIRPFEFGADIVVHSATKYIGGHGTSIGGVVVDSGKFDWTNSNKFPRFTQPDSSYHGIVYAKDVGAAAYITKMRVTLLRDTGAALSPFNAFLFLQGLETLSLRVQRHVDNAQTIAEYLEKHPKVKWVNYPGLPSSPDYELKKKYLPKGAGAIFTFGLEGGYEAAKTFINKLELFSLLANVADAKSLVIHPASTTHQQLSDEAKKEAGVTQEMIRLSVGIEDVEDLIDDLKQALES; translated from the coding sequence ATGAATAAAAATTACAAGTTTGACACGTTGCAATTACATGGTGGACAAGAACCTGATCCAACAACAGGTTCACGCGCTGTTCCGATTTATCAAACCACATCGTATAATTTTAAAGATTTTGAACACGGAGAAAATCTTTTTGCTCTAAAAGAAGCCGGGAACATATATACACGTATAATGAATCCGACAACAGCCGTATTTGAGGAACGTATGGCTTTACTTGAAGGCGGTGTGGGTGCATTGGCTGTTGCTTCAGGTTCGGCGGCGATTACGTATTCTGTTATGAATATTGCAGGTGCTGGAGATGAAATTGTTGCTGCAAATACACTTTATGGCGGAACGTTTAACTTGTTTGCCAATACATTGCCACAATATGGAATTCAAACAGTTTTTGTAGACCCTAGCGATGTACAAAATTTTGCAAAAGCCATAACAGATAAAACAAAGGCAATTTTTATTGAATCGATTGGAAATCCCCGAGTGAACCTTATTGATATTGAAAAGGTTGCACAGATAGCTCATGAACATCATATTCCTCTTATTGTAGATAATACATTTGGAACACCGTATCTTATTCGACCCTTCGAGTTTGGTGCAGATATTGTTGTGCATTCAGCTACAAAATATATTGGAGGACACGGAACTTCAATTGGTGGGGTTGTTGTTGATTCAGGAAAATTTGATTGGACAAATTCTAATAAGTTTCCTCGATTTACACAACCGGATTCTAGCTATCATGGTATAGTATATGCAAAAGACGTCGGTGCGGCGGCATATATTACAAAAATGCGGGTAACGCTTCTTCGAGATACGGGTGCTGCGTTAAGTCCATTTAATGCCTTTTTGTTTTTACAGGGATTAGAAACCTTGTCGTTACGTGTACAAAGGCATGTTGATAATGCTCAAACGATTGCCGAGTATCTAGAAAAGCATCCGAAAGTCAAGTGGGTTAATTATCCAGGGCTACCTTCCAGCCCGGATTACGAATTAAAGAAAAAATATTTGCCAAAAGGTGCAGGCGCTATCTTTACTTTCGGTTTAGAAGGAGGATATGAAGCGGCAAAAACGTTTATCAACAAATTGGAACTATTTAGCCTTTTAGCCAATGTGGCCGATGCAAAATCATTGGTGATTCATCCGGCATCAACAACACATCAGCAGCTTTCGGATGAGGCGAAAAAAGAAGCAGGTGTTACGCAAGAGATGATTCGATTATCCGTCGGAATCGAAGATGTCGAGGACTTAATCGATGACCTAAAACAAGCATTAGAAAGTTGA
- the cysK gene encoding cysteine synthase A has protein sequence MMTIHNNMMELIGKTPLLYMDRIAKAHGALGRIVGKLEFFNPGASVKDRIALNMILKAEQEGKLDKDTIIIEPTSGNTGIGLASIAAARGYKIILTMPESMSIERRRLLGSFGAKIVLTDSTKGMRGAIDKANALAESYAKVFIPSQFDNPANPEIHQKTTAVEILKDTDKNVAAFVAGVGTGGTITGVGKVLKEQLSDVYVVAVEPKDSAVLSGQAPGPHKIQGIGAGFIPKVMDVHLLDEIIQVSNEDAIAMAREIARTEGILVGISAGANVYAAIELAKRETFRDKNIVTIICDTGERYLSTGLFD, from the coding sequence ATGATGACTATTCATAATAATATGATGGAATTAATTGGAAAGACTCCGTTGTTATACATGGATCGTATTGCAAAGGCGCATGGAGCGCTAGGAAGAATTGTAGGTAAGTTGGAGTTTTTTAATCCGGGAGCCAGTGTAAAAGATCGTATTGCATTAAATATGATTCTTAAGGCAGAACAAGAAGGAAAGCTAGACAAGGATACAATAATTATTGAACCGACAAGTGGGAATACGGGAATAGGCTTAGCATCCATTGCAGCAGCACGAGGATATAAAATCATTCTTACAATGCCTGAATCTATGAGTATTGAACGTCGACGCTTGCTAGGAAGCTTTGGAGCAAAGATTGTATTAACCGATAGCACTAAAGGAATGCGAGGTGCAATTGATAAAGCAAATGCGTTAGCTGAAAGTTATGCGAAAGTATTCATCCCTAGTCAGTTTGATAATCCGGCGAACCCGGAAATTCATCAAAAAACAACGGCGGTTGAAATTTTAAAAGACACGGACAAGAATGTAGCAGCTTTTGTAGCAGGCGTTGGAACGGGAGGAACGATTACCGGTGTTGGAAAAGTGCTCAAAGAACAACTATCAGATGTATATGTCGTCGCAGTTGAGCCTAAGGATTCGGCTGTTCTTTCGGGACAAGCACCAGGTCCTCATAAAATTCAAGGGATAGGAGCCGGGTTTATTCCGAAAGTAATGGATGTTCATCTGCTGGATGAAATTATACAAGTGAGCAATGAAGATGCCATTGCAATGGCTAGAGAAATTGCCCGTACTGAAGGTATCTTGGTGGGTATATCTGCAGGTGCAAATGTGTATGCAGCCATAGAACTTGCAAAGCGTGAAACGTTTAGAGATAAAAATATTGTGACCATTATTTGTGATACCGGAGAGCGTTATCTTTCTACAGGCTTATTTGATTAA